The Salvia splendens isolate huo1 chromosome 21, SspV2, whole genome shotgun sequence genome includes a window with the following:
- the LOC121783533 gene encoding NAC transcription factor 56-like, whose amino-acid sequence MESTDSSTGSQQPQLPPGFRFHPTDEELVVYYLKKKIASVPLPAAIIAEVDLYKFDPWELPAKASFGDQEWYFFSPRDRKYPNGTRPNRAATSGYWKATGTDKPVMTGGGSQKVGVKKALVFYGGKPPKGIKTNWIMHEYRLVDNKPSSKPPGCDFINKKGSLRLDDWVLCRIYKKNNAALPLDQERDDIHDVMGSMNPQTITMPSVGHHKFIESDHSLYEGMMNDVAMNPHLANANALLPPHSLKRPMNPGLYWNDAAAAGTSPSTKRFLAESCDGARAATDDATILSQLQQQQQQQAMLGDGVFGQQPYHQVNWYT is encoded by the exons ATGGAGAGCACCGATTCGTCGACCGGATCGCAGCAGCCGCAGCTGCCTCCGGGATTCCGGTTCCATCCGACCGACGAGGAGCTGGTGGTGTATTATCTGAAGAAGAAGATCGCCTCCGTGCCCTTGCCGGCGGCCATCATCGCCGAAGTTGATCTCTACAAGTTTGATCCGTGGGAGCTCCCAG CTAAGGCTTCGTTTGGAGATCAGGAATGGTACTTCTTCAGCCCGAGGGACAGGAAGTACCCGAACGGGACTAGGCCGAACAGGGCGGCCACGTCCGGGTACTGGAAGGCGACAGGGACGGACAAGCCAGTGATGACCGGCGGAGGGTCGCAGAAGGTCGGGGTGAAAAAAGCCCTTGTTTTCTACGGAGGAAAGCCGCCGAAGGGGATCAAGACGAACTGGATCATGCATGAGTACAGGCTCGTGGATAACAAGCCTAGCTCCAAGCCTCCGGGTTGTGATTTCATCAACAAAAAGGGGTCACTAAGG CTGGACGACTGGGTCCTCTGTCGGATATACAAGAAGAACAACGCTGCGCTGCCGTTGGACCAGGAGCGCGACGACATACACGACGTGATGGGATCGATGAATCCTCAGACCATAACTATGCCTTCGGTGGGCCATCATAAATTTATCGAAAGCGACCACAGTCTGTATGAAGGGATGATGAACGACGTAGCCATGAATCCCCATTTGGCCAACGCCAATGCTCTCCTTCCACCGCACAGCCTCAAGAGGCCTATGAATCCCGGCCTCTATTGGAACGACGCCGCGGCTGCTGGAACCTCGCCCTCCACCAAGAGATTCTTGGCTGAGAGCTGCGATGGAGCCAGAGCCGCTACCGACGACGCCACCATTCTAAGCCAGCTacagcagcagcaacaacaaCAGGCAATGCTCGGAGATGGGGTTTTCGGGCAGCAACCATATCATCAGGTCAATTGGTACACATGA